A region of Micromonospora sp. WMMD882 DNA encodes the following proteins:
- a CDS encoding type I polyketide synthase codes for MSDIQERLANLPPKRLALLVLDLQKRLEAQKRATPEPIAVVGLGCRLPGGVESVAGFWEVLSGGVESVGVVPGDRWDVEGFFDADPEVVGRSYTRAGHFVSGVDGFDAGFFGVSPREAVSLDPQQRLLLEVAWEALEDAGVVPERLRGTRTGVFVGIGTDDYSLMLRSADPATLDAYTGTGNAFSVAAGRVSYLLGLQGPSMAVDTACSSSLVAVHLAVRSLRSGESDLALAAGVHLMLAPEGTIYLSRTKALSPDGRCKTFDASADGYGRGEGCGVVVLKRLSDARRDGDRVLAVVRGTAVNHDGPSSGLTVPNGVAQQALVRAALADAGVEPADVDYVEAHGTGTPLGDPIEVDALAATVGRGRPVDRPVLVGSVKTNIGHLEAAAGVAGLIKLVLALRHEQVPPHLHFRTPNPHIPWDRIPIEVATGGRPWPRGEKPRVGGVSSFGMSGTNAHVVVAEAPEAEMPAVEAAGPARSAYVLPLSARDEVALRVLAQRYVDLLDRPGGPAWGVVCAGAAVTRSRFGCRLAVVASDVVEGVSRLRGWLAGEADPRFVVSGVVVPGSGVRVGWLFTGQGAQYVGMARGLYESVSVFRVELDRCAAVLDVELGRSLLEVLFSSGDDASVLDGTGFTQPVLFAVEWALAAVWRSWGVVPDVVGGHSVGELVAACVAGVLSVEDGLRLVVARAGLMQGLPSGGGMVAVALSEDAVLPLLVGSGVVVAAVNSPVETVVAGSVEALDVLRGRLAVDGVKSSVLRVSHAFHSPLMEPMVSAFRDVAGSVEFRRPERTVVSGVTGAVADGSMGSADYWVGHVLAPVRFADGVRALVGEGCSVVQEIGPHPVLLASARLCVDDDGGVLWLPSLRRGRDDWRQMMTAVANLFVRGVELDWVAVTAGVPSRVVDLPTYPFQRQRYWSPAATRQAREPVARDDHPLLGRRLSSPAITGTVHETTLNPAAHPLLTEHRIYGQIVVPGAHHLVMLAAAIDGRHAAPALTDVVFPQPMLLDPGQDRTVQVVLDASADQSGTIQLVSRNTDEPDWTVHATGSYDDTPTGGDDTPTDGDDAHETPADIQRRCAPDPEHVDWFYQTGWRDGLELEAGFRWQSRIWRRDGEALCQMRQAQDTDRHDRYVLHPGLVDASFQIVGAALPASGQEFAVYVPLGVDRFRLRRGADGPIWGHARLRPGSRPDDETLTADVWLIDDDGRIVAESQGLRLKRAERSALLRAGRSRTPGLFHQVRWQPRPLPAAGPDTPGRWLVCADPSDSTAALLTEQLRVRGQEVVLIHPELPDGGPDLATLLDATTVDATPAWRGAVLLCAADPTGVEPEPADLTARQDRTLRTALRLLRGLATVTGGDTPPRLRLVTRGACATTAGAPVTVTQTALWGLGNVVELEHPELWGGQVDLAPDADATDAVPALVGELLAPPTGDRIAVRGAERLVAGLVPSSDAPPTGPAVTVDADGTYLVTGGLGALGLTVADWLVTRGARRLLLVGRRAPAGATLTALDDLRRSGAEVTVASVDVARPDEVAGLVAAIPADRPLRGVVHAAGVLADGVLLQQTWTDFARVLAPKVDGGWNLHRATRDLPLDFFVLFSSAASLLGTTGQANYAAANAFLDGLAHHRRSRGLPAVSVNWGPWTEAGMAARAGQADGRWAAQGIGGISPEQGIEALEQILRTDLAQVGVLPVTWPTYLRGFAPGAEPALLRELGRAVRTSGPRAADPTPPELLPDRLAAVPPQDRLDLLRRHVRDQVVGVLGLPATYHLEPRQKLFEIGLDSLMAVELKNNLQHQLGRTLPATVVFEYPTVEALTEYLAGDVLALETTTPDPPAPEPTSRATETAERLKDLSEDALEDLLAKKLASLAQRRRK; via the coding sequence ATGAGTGACATCCAGGAGAGGCTGGCGAACCTGCCGCCCAAGCGCCTCGCGTTGCTCGTCCTCGACCTGCAGAAGCGTCTGGAAGCCCAGAAACGCGCCACGCCCGAGCCGATCGCGGTGGTCGGGTTGGGGTGTCGGTTGCCGGGTGGGGTGGAGTCTGTTGCGGGTTTCTGGGAGGTGTTGTCGGGGGGTGTGGAGTCGGTTGGTGTGGTGCCGGGGGATCGGTGGGATGTGGAGGGGTTTTTTGATGCTGATCCGGAGGTGGTGGGTCGGTCGTATACGCGGGCTGGTCATTTTGTGTCGGGGGTGGATGGTTTTGATGCGGGGTTTTTTGGGGTGTCGCCTCGTGAGGCGGTGAGTTTGGATCCGCAGCAGCGGTTGTTGTTGGAGGTGGCGTGGGAGGCGTTGGAGGATGCTGGTGTGGTGCCGGAGCGGTTGCGGGGCACCCGCACCGGCGTCTTCGTCGGCATCGGCACCGACGACTACTCGCTCATGTTGCGTTCGGCCGACCCGGCCACCCTGGACGCCTACACCGGCACCGGCAACGCCTTCAGCGTCGCGGCCGGCCGGGTGTCGTACCTGCTGGGGTTGCAGGGGCCGAGCATGGCGGTGGACACGGCGTGTTCGTCGTCGTTGGTGGCGGTGCATCTGGCGGTGCGGAGTCTGCGCTCCGGTGAGTCCGACCTCGCCCTCGCCGCCGGCGTCCACCTGATGCTCGCCCCCGAGGGCACCATCTACCTCTCCCGTACGAAAGCCCTGTCGCCGGATGGTCGTTGTAAGACGTTCGACGCGTCGGCTGATGGTTACGGGCGGGGTGAGGGTTGTGGGGTGGTGGTGTTGAAGCGGTTGTCGGATGCGCGTCGTGATGGTGATCGGGTTCTCGCCGTGGTGCGGGGCACGGCGGTGAATCATGATGGTCCGAGTTCTGGTCTGACGGTGCCGAATGGTGTGGCGCAGCAGGCGTTGGTGCGGGCGGCGTTGGCGGATGCGGGTGTCGAGCCGGCTGATGTGGATTATGTGGAGGCGCACGGGACCGGCACCCCGCTCGGTGACCCGATCGAGGTCGACGCGCTGGCCGCCACCGTCGGCCGGGGCCGGCCGGTCGATCGTCCGGTGTTGGTGGGTTCGGTGAAGACGAACATCGGGCATCTGGAGGCTGCCGCCGGGGTGGCGGGTCTGATCAAGTTGGTGTTGGCGTTGCGGCACGAGCAGGTGCCGCCGCATCTGCACTTCCGCACCCCGAACCCGCACATCCCCTGGGACCGCATCCCGATCGAGGTCGCCACCGGAGGCCGGCCCTGGCCGCGCGGCGAGAAGCCCCGCGTCGGAGGTGTCAGCTCGTTCGGGATGAGCGGCACCAACGCGCACGTGGTCGTGGCGGAGGCACCCGAGGCGGAGATGCCGGCTGTCGAGGCGGCCGGCCCGGCACGGTCGGCGTACGTGTTGCCGTTGTCGGCGCGGGATGAGGTGGCGTTGCGGGTGTTGGCGCAGCGGTATGTGGATTTGTTGGATAGGCCGGGTGGGCCTGCTTGGGGTGTGGTGTGTGCGGGTGCGGCGGTGACGCGTTCGCGTTTTGGGTGTCGGTTGGCGGTGGTGGCGTCTGATGTGGTGGAGGGGGTGTCGCGTTTGCGGGGGTGGTTGGCGGGTGAGGCGGATCCTCGTTTCGTGGTGTCGGGTGTGGTGGTGCCGGGTTCGGGGGTGCGGGTGGGGTGGTTGTTTACGGGTCAGGGTGCGCAGTATGTGGGTATGGCGCGTGGGTTGTATGAGTCGGTGTCGGTGTTTCGGGTGGAGTTGGATCGGTGTGCGGCGGTGTTGGATGTGGAGTTGGGTCGGTCGTTGTTGGAGGTGTTGTTTTCGTCGGGTGATGATGCGTCGGTTTTGGATGGGACGGGTTTTACGCAGCCGGTGTTGTTTGCGGTGGAGTGGGCTTTGGCGGCGGTGTGGCGGTCGTGGGGTGTGGTGCCGGATGTGGTGGGGGGTCATAGTGTGGGTGAGTTGGTGGCGGCGTGTGTGGCGGGTGTGTTGTCGGTGGAGGATGGGTTGCGTTTGGTGGTGGCGCGGGCTGGTTTGATGCAGGGGTTGCCGTCGGGTGGGGGGATGGTGGCGGTGGCTTTGTCGGAGGATGCGGTGTTGCCGTTGTTGGTGGGTTCGGGTGTGGTGGTGGCGGCGGTGAATAGTCCGGTGGAGACGGTGGTGGCGGGTTCGGTTGAGGCGTTGGATGTGTTGCGGGGGCGGTTGGCGGTGGATGGGGTGAAGTCGTCGGTGTTGCGGGTGTCGCATGCGTTTCATTCGCCGTTGATGGAGCCGATGGTGTCGGCGTTTCGGGATGTTGCTGGTTCGGTGGAGTTTCGGCGGCCGGAGCGGACGGTGGTGTCGGGTGTGACTGGTGCGGTGGCTGATGGGTCGATGGGGTCGGCGGATTATTGGGTGGGGCATGTGTTGGCGCCGGTGCGGTTTGCTGATGGTGTGCGGGCGTTGGTGGGTGAGGGTTGTTCGGTGGTGCAGGAGATTGGTCCGCATCCGGTGTTGTTGGCGTCGGCGCGGCTGTGTGTGGATGACGATGGTGGGGTGTTGTGGTTGCCGTCGTTGCGGCGTGGTCGTGATGACTGGCGGCAGATGATGACGGCGGTGGCGAATCTTTTTGTGCGGGGTGTGGAGTTGGATTGGGTGGCGGTGACGGCGGGGGTTCCGTCCCGGGTGGTGGATCTGCCGACGTACCCGTTCCAACGCCAACGCTACTGGTCTCCGGCGGCCACCCGGCAGGCCCGGGAGCCCGTCGCCCGCGACGACCACCCGCTGCTGGGCCGGCGGCTCTCCTCGCCCGCGATCACCGGCACCGTGCACGAGACGACGCTCAACCCGGCCGCCCACCCGCTGCTGACCGAACACCGCATCTACGGCCAGATCGTGGTGCCCGGCGCTCACCACCTGGTGATGCTGGCCGCCGCGATCGACGGCCGGCACGCCGCGCCCGCCCTGACGGACGTCGTCTTCCCGCAGCCGATGCTGCTCGACCCCGGACAGGACCGGACGGTGCAGGTCGTCCTCGACGCGTCGGCCGACCAGAGCGGGACGATCCAACTGGTCAGCCGGAACACCGACGAGCCGGACTGGACCGTCCACGCCACCGGCTCGTACGACGACACCCCGACCGGCGGCGACGACACCCCGACGGACGGCGACGACGCGCACGAGACGCCGGCCGACATCCAGCGGCGCTGCGCCCCCGACCCGGAACACGTCGACTGGTTCTACCAGACCGGCTGGCGCGACGGCCTGGAACTGGAGGCCGGTTTCCGCTGGCAGAGCCGCATCTGGCGACGCGACGGCGAGGCGCTCTGCCAGATGCGGCAGGCGCAGGACACCGACCGGCACGACCGGTACGTCCTGCACCCGGGTCTGGTCGACGCCAGCTTCCAGATCGTCGGCGCGGCGCTGCCGGCCAGCGGCCAGGAATTCGCCGTGTACGTGCCGTTGGGCGTGGACCGCTTCCGCCTGCGCCGGGGCGCTGACGGGCCGATCTGGGGCCACGCCCGACTCCGACCCGGTAGCCGACCCGACGACGAGACCCTCACCGCCGACGTCTGGCTGATCGACGACGACGGTCGGATCGTCGCCGAATCCCAGGGGCTGCGACTCAAACGCGCCGAACGCTCCGCCCTGCTGCGCGCCGGACGCTCCCGTACCCCCGGGCTGTTCCACCAGGTGCGCTGGCAGCCCCGGCCGCTGCCGGCCGCCGGCCCGGACACCCCCGGCCGGTGGCTGGTCTGCGCCGACCCGTCCGACAGCACGGCGGCCCTGCTCACCGAACAGCTCCGGGTACGGGGGCAGGAGGTCGTCCTGATCCACCCGGAGCTGCCCGACGGCGGGCCCGACCTGGCCACCCTGCTCGACGCGACCACCGTCGACGCCACGCCCGCCTGGCGGGGCGCCGTCCTGCTCTGCGCGGCTGACCCGACCGGCGTCGAGCCCGAACCGGCCGACCTCACCGCCCGGCAGGACCGGACGTTGCGCACGGCGCTGCGTCTGCTCCGCGGGCTGGCCACCGTGACCGGCGGTGACACCCCGCCGCGGCTGCGTCTGGTCACCCGGGGCGCGTGCGCCACCACCGCCGGAGCGCCGGTCACGGTGACCCAGACCGCCCTGTGGGGGCTGGGCAACGTCGTCGAGCTGGAGCACCCCGAACTGTGGGGCGGCCAGGTCGACCTGGCGCCGGACGCCGACGCCACCGACGCCGTACCGGCCCTGGTCGGTGAGCTGCTCGCCCCGCCCACCGGCGACCGGATCGCGGTACGGGGCGCCGAACGGCTGGTCGCCGGCCTCGTGCCGTCTTCGGACGCCCCGCCGACGGGACCGGCGGTGACCGTCGACGCCGACGGGACGTACCTGGTCACCGGTGGCCTCGGGGCGCTCGGCCTGACCGTCGCCGACTGGCTGGTGACGCGCGGCGCCCGGCGCCTGCTCCTGGTGGGCCGGCGGGCGCCGGCCGGCGCGACGCTGACCGCGCTCGACGACCTGCGCCGCTCGGGCGCCGAGGTCACGGTGGCGTCGGTCGACGTCGCCCGACCCGACGAGGTGGCCGGGCTGGTCGCGGCGATCCCGGCCGACCGGCCGCTGCGGGGCGTGGTCCACGCGGCCGGAGTCCTGGCCGACGGCGTGCTGCTCCAGCAGACCTGGACGGACTTCGCCCGGGTGCTGGCCCCCAAGGTCGACGGCGGATGGAACCTGCACCGCGCCACCCGGGACCTGCCGCTGGACTTCTTCGTGCTGTTCTCCTCGGCGGCGTCCCTGCTGGGCACCACCGGCCAGGCCAACTACGCCGCTGCCAACGCGTTCCTCGACGGGCTCGCCCACCACCGCCGGTCCCGGGGCCTGCCGGCGGTCAGCGTGAACTGGGGGCCGTGGACCGAAGCCGGGATGGCCGCCCGCGCCGGCCAGGCCGACGGGCGGTGGGCCGCGCAGGGCATCGGCGGGATCAGCCCCGAGCAGGGGATCGAGGCGCTGGAGCAGATCCTGCGGACCGACCTGGCGCAGGTGGGCGTCCTGCCGGTTACCTGGCCGACCTACCTGCGAGGGTTCGCGCCGGGAGCGGAGCCGGCGCTGCTGCGTGAGCTGGGCCGCGCCGTGCGAACCTCCGGCCCACGTGCCGCCGACCCGACCCCGCCGGAGCTGCTGCCCGACCGGCTCGCCGCCGTCCCGCCGCAGGACCGCCTGGACCTGCTCCGCCGGCACGTGCGGGACCAGGTGGTCGGGGTGCTCGGTCTGCCGGCGACGTACCACCTGGAGCCCCGGCAGAAGCTCTTCGAGATCGGCCTCGACTCGCTGATGGCCGTCGAGCTGAAGAACAACCTCCAGCACCAACTCGGCCGCACGCTGCCCGCCACGGTCGTCTTCGAGTACCCGACCGTCGAAGCGCTCACCGAATACCTGGCCGGGGACGTCCTGGCCCTGGAGACCACGACACCGGACCCACCGGCCCCGGAGCCGACCAGCCGGGCCACGGAGACCGCCGAACGGCTCAAGGACCTCTCCGAGGACGCCCTGGAAGACCTGTTGGCGAAGAAACTCGCCTCCCTTGCCCAGCGGAGAAGGAAATGA